The Nostoc sp. 'Peltigera membranacea cyanobiont' N6 genome contains the following window.
TTCAGTTAATACATCTTCGGGCTTCGTTTCCATTTCTAAGTCAGCAAGCTCACTGTCTTCATCATTATTAATCCCCATTTTGTCTTGAATAGCATCAAGCATTTGCAATACTCGTGTGACTTCATGCTCTGTCAATAATGCAATTTGTAAATTTAAGTTGGCGCGATACTCACTTTCTTCACTGAGGCGGTTTTGACTAATTAACACAAATGTTGACAGAAAAATTGCTTCCAGCGATACCACCATTGTCAATAGTCCGTAGGGAAATGGATCGAACGGATGCACGCCAATTCTTCCCGTATTTAAAATAATCCAAGCTCCAAACCAGACTATATGTACATAAACAAAAACTATATGTCCTGAAAAGGAGGTAATCGTATCCGCAATTCGGTCTTGCAAGTTTCTTTTGTTAGCAGCCTGAAGCCGAAGACGGATGATAGTACGAATGTTCCGTTCTATGATTTTAGACAGTGCTGGATTATTGTCTTCATAGTCTA
Protein-coding sequences here:
- a CDS encoding DUF1003 domain-containing protein is translated as MQQGGMNEEGKKYLDYEDNNPALSKIIERNIRTIIRLRLQAANKRNLQDRIADTITSFSGHIVFVYVHIVWFGAWIILNTGRIGVHPFDPFPYGLLTMVVSLEAIFLSTFVLISQNRLSEESEYRANLNLQIALLTEHEVTRVLQMLDAIQDKMGINNDEDSELADLEMETKPEDVLTEIERLQQLALKRKKPNKRNHR